One part of the Vitis riparia cultivar Riparia Gloire de Montpellier isolate 1030 chromosome 6, EGFV_Vit.rip_1.0, whole genome shotgun sequence genome encodes these proteins:
- the LOC117916618 gene encoding RING-H2 finger protein ATL66-like: protein MASQDPKAFHWYFTDDHKGFRFHSRVLLLSIIFFIFILLVNCLFLYGQWLCRRRSAAYSDLVSRSLSYAARTLQPADCHGLEAAIIDSFPIFFYGSLGDSNAFKDVVKESECSICLGVFQKKEKIKMLPRCHHAYHAECVDKWLRAQSSCPLCRASLRIDPLDESAIP from the coding sequence ATGGCCTCCCAAGACCCCAAAGCCTTTCACTGGTACTTCACCGACGACCACAAAGGCTTCCGTTTCCATAGCCGGGTCCTCCTCCTttcaatcattttcttcattttcatcctCCTCGTCAACTGCTTATTCCTGTATGGGCAGTGGCTGTGTCGCCGGCGCTCCGCCGCCTATTCTGATCTTGTCTCCAGATCTCTGTCCTATGCAGCAAGAACACTGCAGCCTGCTGATTGTCATGGCCTTGAAGCTGCCATCATAGACAGCTTTCCGATCTTCTTCTATGGTTCATTGGGCGATTCCAATGCATTCAAAGATGTTGTGAAAGAATCTGAGTGCTCTATCTGTCTTGGAGTATtccaaaagaaggaaaaaattaagATGTTGCCTAGATGTCACCACGCTTATCATGCTGAATGTGTAGACAAGTGGCTGAGAGCTCAGTCTAGTTGCCCTCTTTGTAGAGCCTCTCTCCGAATTGACCCTCTTGATGAATCGGCCATTCCTTGA